A genome region from Triticum aestivum cultivar Chinese Spring chromosome 2B, IWGSC CS RefSeq v2.1, whole genome shotgun sequence includes the following:
- the LOC123041974 gene encoding uncharacterized protein — MLPSLTSDDHSQGLTRESLIKAKEWLVDLVEISLETGKMSEAELTQSASNKGGPVTPVSRTNLATFKMVTNRTLFRKAKEWMVYFTEEYLKAWPDASQDDLPQLFCKDGDPDGTVSHYSHSVPGSLTSLAENSAFASVKKPDFAD, encoded by the exons at GCTGCCTTCTTTGACTTCAGACGATCACTCCCAGGGGTTAACTCGTG AGTCATTAATTAAGGCCAAGGAATGGCTTGTGGATCTTGTTG AGATAAGTTTGGAAACCGGCAAGATGAGTGAAGCGGAACTGACTCAATCTGCCTCTAACAAAG GTGGTCCGGTTACTCCAGTCTCACGGACTAATCTTGCTACCTTCAAAATGGTTACTAATCGTA CATTATTCCGCAAGGCAAAAGAATGGATGGTATATTTTACAG AGGAATATTTGAAAGCTTGGCCAGACGCGAGTCAAGATGATCTACCTCAACTTTTCTGCAAGGATG GTGATCCTGATGGCACAGTATCCCATTATTCCCATTCAGTGCCTGGTAGCTTGACTAGTCTTGCTGAAAATTCAGCGTTTGCATCAGTCAAAAAGCCAG ACTTCGCAGATTGA